One genomic segment of Laspinema palackyanum D2c includes these proteins:
- a CDS encoding PAP/fibrillin family protein yields the protein MIGKTELLEAIAGKNRGILATPSQKQAILAAVSQLEDRNPTPRPLEATDLLGGNWRLLYTTSDELLRLDRFPLASLGQIYQCVRPSQGKIYNIAEISGLPYLDVLVSVAARFEGVSERRVEVKFERAVAGLQSLIGYQSPDPFIEEIETGKKFLALDFQIPTGEQQGWLDITYLDSDLRIGRGNKDSVFVLTKS from the coding sequence ATGATTGGCAAAACGGAATTATTAGAGGCGATCGCCGGGAAAAATCGCGGAATACTCGCCACCCCCTCCCAAAAACAAGCCATTCTCGCAGCGGTTTCCCAATTGGAGGACCGCAACCCCACCCCCCGTCCCCTGGAAGCAACGGACCTCTTAGGGGGAAATTGGCGACTGCTGTACACCACCAGCGACGAACTCCTCCGTCTCGATCGCTTTCCCCTGGCAAGTTTAGGTCAAATCTATCAATGCGTGCGTCCCAGTCAAGGCAAAATTTATAATATTGCCGAAATTTCTGGATTGCCCTACTTAGATGTTTTAGTCAGCGTAGCGGCTCGATTTGAAGGGGTTTCGGAACGGCGAGTTGAGGTGAAATTTGAGCGGGCTGTTGCCGGATTACAGAGTCTTATTGGGTATCAATCCCCGGACCCCTTCATCGAAGAAATTGAAACAGGCAAAAAATTTCTAGCGTTGGATTTCCAAATTCCTACCGGAGAACAACAAGGGTGGTTAGATATCACCTATCTGGATAGTGATTTGCGGATTGGAAGAGGAAATAAAGATAGTGTTTTTGTATTAACCAAATCATGA